Proteins from one Palaemon carinicauda isolate YSFRI2023 chromosome 26, ASM3689809v2, whole genome shotgun sequence genomic window:
- the LOC137619890 gene encoding craniofacial development protein 2-like → MDTTKKDTIQARSSAGSTRTALSVAHQGGRDKCTTGATSPPKIRGRDNVAIATWNVRTLAQTGKLQELTHELEKYTWHVVRLCEVRWKNHGEHLTEEGHVLYYSVEMDKHTNGIGFLVNKNIKNSVLGCRPVSSRAISIRLRAASFNISIVQAYATDHDDAAFYSQLQETIDKVDKKDILIIQGDWNAKVDKDALKDWKEFCGPSCNDMSNERGLRLLEFASYNNAVLANTLGEHKASQRWTWHAPNGIHHNQIDYILVQNRFRLGIKRATTRTFPGADVGSDHDLVFVNFKLRLKTIKKPKNTRMKFNLDRLRDPTSQSPLRQQLEGSLPHC, encoded by the coding sequence ATGGACACAACAAAAAAGGATACCATACAGGCTCGGTCGTCGGCCGGGTCAACAAGGACTGCTCTATCCGTTGCACACCAGGGCGGACGTGACAAGTGTACTACTGGTGCAACATCCCCTCCGAAGATCCGAGGAAGAGATAACGTTGCAATAGCAACATGGAACGTGAGAACCCTTGCCCAGACAGGGAAACTACAGGAACTAACACACGAACTGGAGAAATACACCTGGCACGTTGTGAGACTCTGTGAGGTTAGGTGGAAGAACCATGGGGAACATCTTACCGAGGAAGGTCATGTACTTTACTACAGCGTAGAGATGGACAAACATACCAATGGCATAGgttttcttgtcaacaagaacatcAAGAACTCTGTACTAGGTTGCCGCCCAGTTTCCAGCAGGGCCATTTCCATCCGCCTAAGAGCAGCATCATTTAACATTTCAATAGTACAGGCCTATGCAACAGACCACGACGATGCTGCATTCTACAGTCAACTCCAAGAAACCATCGACAaagtggacaaaaaggacatacttATCATCCAGGGAGATTGGAATGCGAAAGTGGACAAAGATGCACTGAAGGACTGGAAGGAATTCTGCGGCCCCTCGTGCAATGACATGTCCAATGAGAGAGGACTACGACTACTAGAGTTTGCCAGCTACAACAATGCGGTGCTTGCAAATACACTCGGTGAGCACAAGGCATCACAACGCTGGACATGGCATGCACCTAATGGAATCCACCACAACCAGATCGATTACATTCTTGTACAAAATCGATTCAGATTGGGGATCAAAAGAGCTACGACAAGAACTTTCCCTGGTGCAGATGTCGGTAGCGACCATGATCTGGTGTTTGTGAACTTCAAACTCAGGCTGAAGACAATCAAGAAGCCCAAGAACACCAGGATGAAATTCAACCTGGACAGGTTGAGGGACCCAACATCGCAGAGTCCTTTAAGGCAACAGTTGGAGGGAAGTTTGCCCCACTGTTAA